In Patulibacter sp. SYSU D01012, a single window of DNA contains:
- a CDS encoding metallophosphoesterase, whose protein sequence is MRTPNRTILQLSDPHLERAESDADARLARALGAVRASGVRPDALLLSGDLADDGSDEAYARLRALVAPVAAELGCPVVALPGNHDLTDPFRAALLDGGPVDRVEWLGGLRVVVLDTNVPGAAHGVLRDEQLAWLAEQLAAPAPDGTLLALHHPPIPTPHPLMIRLALRRPERLADVVRGTDVRQIVCGHAHAAAAGTLAGIPVWSAPALTVTMDPVSPAGRLRAWADLGGITRLDLFGQDWIATHVPVSAGATVLYDDPLAERTAWLDAAEAQEGGD, encoded by the coding sequence ATGCGCACGCCAAACCGCACGATCCTCCAGCTCTCCGACCCGCACCTGGAGCGCGCGGAGAGCGACGCGGACGCGCGGCTGGCCCGGGCCCTGGGCGCCGTCCGGGCGTCCGGCGTGCGCCCCGACGCGCTCCTGCTCTCGGGCGACCTGGCCGACGACGGCAGCGACGAGGCCTACGCCCGCCTGCGCGCGCTCGTCGCGCCGGTCGCCGCCGAGCTCGGCTGCCCCGTCGTCGCGCTGCCGGGCAACCACGACCTGACGGACCCCTTCCGCGCGGCGCTCCTGGACGGCGGGCCGGTCGACCGCGTCGAGTGGCTCGGCGGGCTGCGGGTGGTCGTCCTCGACACGAACGTCCCGGGCGCCGCCCACGGCGTTCTGCGCGACGAGCAGCTCGCGTGGCTGGCGGAGCAGCTCGCCGCGCCGGCGCCCGACGGCACGCTGCTGGCGCTGCACCACCCGCCGATCCCCACGCCGCACCCGCTCATGATCCGGCTGGCGCTCCGGCGGCCCGAGCGGCTGGCCGACGTCGTCCGCGGCACGGACGTGCGCCAGATCGTCTGCGGCCACGCGCACGCTGCGGCGGCCGGCACCCTCGCCGGGATCCCGGTGTGGTCCGCGCCGGCGCTCACGGTGACGATGGACCCCGTCTCGCCCGCCGGCCGCCTGCGCGCCTGGGCCGACCTGGGCGGCATCACCCGCCTGGACCTGTTCGGCCAGGACTGGATCGCCACGCACGTGCCCGTGAGCGCGGGCGCGACGGTGCTCTACGACGATCCGCTCGCCGAGCGGACGGCGTGGCTCGACGCGGCCGAGGCGCAGGAGGGCGGCGACTGA
- the cbiQ gene encoding cobalt ECF transporter T component CbiQ codes for MSGAAHGGNEELLGLDTPAHRLAPQCKVLALALFAVAVALTPTHTFWPYGLHLLLVLAAATVAQMPPLDLAKRLVVEIPFVLFVIVLPFVATGDRVHVLGVPLAVEGLWMAWTIVAKASLVLLATAVVAACTPPAAILAGAERLHAPRVLTAIAGFTIRYVEVVLAELGRMQTARVARGDDPRFLWQARAVIRSAGTLLVRCFERGERVQLAMVSRGWDGGLPANLLTSRATAAEWAGALSVPLLAAATVAGARLLGG; via the coding sequence ATGAGCGGCGCCGCCCACGGGGGCAACGAGGAGCTCCTCGGCCTCGACACGCCGGCGCACCGCCTGGCCCCGCAGTGCAAGGTCCTGGCGCTCGCGCTGTTCGCCGTCGCCGTGGCGCTGACGCCGACGCACACCTTCTGGCCCTACGGCCTGCACCTGCTGCTCGTGCTGGCCGCCGCGACGGTGGCGCAGATGCCGCCGCTCGACCTGGCCAAGCGCCTGGTCGTCGAGATCCCGTTCGTGCTCTTCGTGATCGTCCTGCCGTTCGTGGCGACGGGCGACCGCGTCCACGTGCTCGGCGTGCCCCTGGCGGTCGAGGGCCTGTGGATGGCGTGGACCATCGTCGCGAAGGCCTCGCTCGTCCTGCTGGCGACCGCGGTCGTGGCGGCCTGCACCCCGCCGGCGGCGATCCTGGCGGGCGCCGAGCGCCTGCACGCCCCCCGCGTCCTCACCGCGATCGCCGGGTTCACCATCCGCTACGTCGAGGTGGTCCTGGCCGAGCTGGGCCGCATGCAGACCGCCCGCGTCGCCCGCGGCGACGACCCGCGCTTCCTCTGGCAGGCCCGCGCGGTGATCCGCTCGGCCGGCACGCTGCTCGTCCGCTGCTTCGAGCGCGGCGAGCGGGTGCAGCTGGCCATGGTCTCGCGCGGCTGGGACGGCGGCCTGCCCGCCAACCTGCTGACCAGCCGGGCCACGGCCGCGGAGTGGGCGGGCGCGCTGAGCGTGCCGCTGCTCGCGGCGGCGACGGTGGCCGGCGCCCGGCTGCTCGGCGGCTGA